The following proteins come from a genomic window of Ferrovibrio sp. MS7:
- a CDS encoding ABC transporter substrate-binding protein, producing the protein MLSRRETLATALSVAAMSLFPGMSQAQARRLVFATFTGSWEEAHRDVLVPHFRKANGNADMALDPMLSVDQIAKVTAARSNPPIDVMLHDPGPALVAIAQDLVEPFPVAGSKNYADLMPDAQDPLGPAIFFQAVGITYNPEKVKTPPKSWSDLWKPEFKGRVGITNLNSTLGTGFMVEIAKLRGGGESNIDPAFAAMKELQPNLAAVAANPGALATLYQQGQIDIGPGNFNAIQLLRARGVPVEFVKPDTGAIAFKTSIHIVKNSPNAKLAAALIESAMSPEVQTTLMKSPYLIVPTNKKVKMEGEISKALAKDPDDLQKSFVFQDWKKINEQRSAWIERFNREIKV; encoded by the coding sequence ATGCTTAGCCGCCGCGAAACCCTGGCCACTGCCCTGTCAGTGGCCGCCATGTCGCTTTTCCCCGGCATGTCCCAGGCCCAGGCACGCCGCCTGGTATTCGCCACCTTCACCGGCAGCTGGGAGGAAGCGCATCGCGACGTGCTGGTGCCGCATTTCCGCAAGGCCAATGGCAATGCGGACATGGCGCTCGATCCGATGCTCTCGGTGGATCAGATTGCCAAAGTGACCGCCGCGCGCAGCAATCCGCCGATCGACGTGATGCTGCATGATCCGGGCCCGGCCCTGGTTGCCATTGCGCAGGATCTGGTCGAGCCCTTCCCGGTGGCCGGCAGCAAAAATTACGCCGACCTGATGCCCGATGCGCAGGATCCGCTTGGGCCGGCGATCTTCTTCCAGGCGGTGGGCATCACTTACAATCCCGAGAAGGTGAAGACGCCGCCGAAGAGCTGGTCGGATCTGTGGAAGCCGGAATTCAAGGGCCGCGTCGGCATCACCAATCTGAATTCCACGCTCGGCACCGGCTTCATGGTGGAAATCGCCAAGCTGCGCGGCGGCGGCGAAAGCAATATCGATCCGGCCTTTGCGGCGATGAAGGAATTGCAGCCCAACCTCGCCGCCGTGGCAGCGAATCCGGGTGCGCTGGCGACATTGTACCAGCAGGGCCAGATCGATATCGGTCCTGGCAACTTCAATGCCATCCAGTTGCTGCGCGCGCGCGGTGTGCCGGTAGAGTTCGTCAAGCCTGATACCGGCGCCATTGCCTTCAAGACCTCGATCCACATCGTCAAGAACTCGCCGAACGCCAAGCTGGCGGCCGCGTTGATCGAATCGGCGATGAGCCCCGAGGTGCAGACCACGCTGATGAAGAGCCCCTACCTGATCGTGCCGACCAACAAGAAGGTGAAGATGGAGGGTGAGATTTCCAAGGCGCTGGCCAAGGATCCGGATGATCTGCAGAAGAGCTTCGTGTTCCAGGACTGGAAGAAGATCAACGAGCAGCGCTCGGCCTGGATTGAACGCTTCAACCGCGAGATCAAGGTCTGA
- a CDS encoding ABC transporter permease, whose product MSAAAPVLTTGRATPREGLLALPLGGFYLLFFLAPLLVLFAVSLHNDQAMTEWGFANYRKFLTDGFALGVLFETLRLGLETTALCLLLGFPLAWLHRQVGPRLQSLIILISILPLLTSVIVRTFAWIVILGRQGIVNSALIELGFAETPLKLLYTHGGLVVALAQVQLPLMVLPLIDTLQKLDPNLESASSALGAGKWRTFFRVVLPLCLPGIIAGSVLTFSAAVTAFITQSLVGGGQLLYMPMYIYQQSLTLQNWPFAAVISILFMISVLLCIVAFNTLGRYSRRHLQG is encoded by the coding sequence ATGTCTGCCGCGGCCCCTGTCTTGACGACTGGCCGCGCAACGCCGCGGGAGGGCCTGCTTGCCCTCCCGCTCGGCGGTTTCTATCTGCTGTTCTTCCTGGCGCCCTTGCTGGTGCTGTTCGCGGTCAGTCTGCATAACGACCAGGCGATGACCGAGTGGGGCTTCGCCAATTACCGCAAATTCCTCACCGATGGCTTCGCGCTTGGCGTGCTGTTCGAGACGCTGCGGCTTGGCCTCGAGACCACGGCGCTCTGCCTGCTGCTGGGTTTCCCGCTCGCCTGGTTGCACCGCCAGGTCGGTCCGCGCCTGCAATCGCTGATCATCCTGATCAGCATTCTGCCGCTGCTGACCAGCGTGATCGTGCGCACCTTTGCCTGGATCGTCATCCTGGGTCGCCAGGGCATCGTCAATTCCGCGTTGATCGAACTTGGCTTCGCCGAAACACCGCTGAAACTGCTCTATACCCATGGCGGCCTCGTGGTGGCGCTGGCCCAGGTGCAGTTGCCGCTGATGGTGCTGCCGCTGATCGATACCTTGCAGAAGCTGGACCCCAACCTGGAATCCGCGTCTTCCGCGCTTGGCGCCGGCAAGTGGCGCACCTTCTTTCGCGTCGTGCTACCGCTCTGCCTGCCCGGCATCATCGCCGGCAGCGTGCTTACCTTCTCGGCTGCTGTCACCGCCTTTATCACCCAGAGCCTGGTGGGCGGCGGCCAGCTTCTCTACATGCCGATGTATATCTACCAGCAGTCACTCACCCTGCAGAACTGGCCGTTCGCGGCGGTAATCTCGATTCTGTTCATGATCTCGGTGCTGCTCTGCATCGTCGCCTTCAACACGCTGGGCCGCTATTCGCGGCGGCATTTGCAGGGATAG
- a CDS encoding ABC transporter permease, translating to MKAGRRHDFDTISFYAVMGLLAVIALLLVIAPTAVVLIVSFTDSYSLKFPPQGFSLRWYISLVDAWQIQAAAWNSLQVGIATTLISMLFAVPAAYAVSRSRAATARALESLFMSPLVLPALAFGLAALMFFSVMQLPLSFATVTIGHVVVCVPYVFRTTLASLSQLDASLLECSASLGASRFYTFRRVTLPSIKGGIAAGAFICFMSSFDNVPVSLFLSDARNEMLPIRMWQTMENTLDVRVAAVSGVLVFFSLFLMVLMERFTGLSRRMS from the coding sequence ATGAAAGCCGGGCGTCGTCATGATTTCGATACCATCAGCTTCTATGCCGTGATGGGCCTGCTGGCTGTTATCGCCCTGCTACTGGTAATCGCGCCCACGGCGGTGGTGCTGATCGTGTCCTTCACCGACAGCTACTCGCTGAAATTCCCGCCGCAGGGCTTTTCGCTGCGCTGGTACATATCGCTGGTCGATGCCTGGCAGATTCAGGCCGCCGCCTGGAACAGCCTGCAGGTCGGCATTGCCACCACGCTGATCTCGATGCTGTTCGCGGTGCCGGCCGCCTATGCCGTGTCGCGCTCCAGGGCTGCCACGGCGCGAGCGCTTGAATCGCTGTTCATGTCGCCGCTGGTATTGCCGGCGCTGGCTTTCGGTCTGGCGGCACTGATGTTCTTCAGCGTGATGCAACTGCCGCTGTCATTCGCCACCGTTACCATCGGGCATGTCGTGGTCTGCGTGCCTTATGTCTTCCGCACCACGCTGGCTTCCTTGAGCCAGCTTGATGCCTCGCTGCTCGAATGTTCCGCCAGCCTGGGGGCGTCGCGGTTCTACACTTTCCGGCGTGTCACGCTGCCTTCAATCAAGGGCGGCATCGCGGCTGGTGCCTTCATCTGCTTCATGTCGTCCTTCGACAATGTGCCGGTATCGCTGTTCCTGTCGGATGCGCGCAACGAGATGCTGCCGATCCGCATGTGGCAGACCATGGAAAACACGCTGGATGTGCGCGTTGCCGCCGTTTCCGGCGTGCTGGTGTTCTTCAGCCTGTTCCTGATGGTGCTGATGGAACGCTTCACCGGCCTGTCGCGCCGGATGAGCTGA
- a CDS encoding hydroxyisourate hydrolase, translating into MSKAGGISIHGVDVARGMPAKGLRVELHRLSPDAALVADGTLAGNGALDHATVRGDGIIAGEYEVRFHVGAWLKAQGATIGILDVVPFRFTVAAPEQHYHLPFKFTPWGFSLFRGS; encoded by the coding sequence ATGAGCAAGGCCGGCGGTATTTCGATCCATGGCGTGGATGTGGCGCGCGGCATGCCGGCCAAGGGCCTGCGCGTCGAACTGCATCGTCTCAGCCCCGATGCCGCGCTGGTGGCCGATGGCACATTGGCGGGCAATGGCGCGCTGGATCATGCCACGGTGCGCGGCGATGGCATTATCGCTGGTGAATATGAAGTGCGCTTCCATGTCGGCGCCTGGCTCAAGGCGCAGGGCGCCACAATCGGCATCCTGGATGTCGTGCCTTTCCGCTTCACTGTCGCGGCGCCCGAACAACACTACCACCTCCCGTTCAAATTCACGCCCTGGGGCTTTTCGCTGTTTCGCGGGTCGTGA